DNA from Corvus moneduloides isolate bCorMon1 unplaced genomic scaffold, bCorMon1.pri scaffold_63_arrow_ctg1, whole genome shotgun sequence:
cttcttgcccacctgggctcATGTTCCACTGCTGTCAATCAGCATGCCCAGGTCCTTTCccccaggcagctttccagccattCTGCCCCAAGACTGTAGTGATGCAGGGGATTGTTGTGACCCAGGGGCTGGACCCAGCATTTCTTCTTGTTGAACCTTATACAACTGGCCTTGATccattgatccagcctggcCAGATCCCTCTGTAGAACCTTTCTGCCCTCTAGAGGATCAACAGGATCCAACTTGGAgtcatctgcaaacttactGAGGGTGCATTTGATCCCCTGGTCCTGGTCATCCATAAAGATAATAATCCAAACTGGACTAAATACTGAGCCCAGGGCaacaccactagtgactggcCATCAACTGGACTGAACTTCACTCACCACCACTTTCTGAGCCTGGCCATAAAGCCAAATTTTTATCCAGTGAATATAAGCCACATTCAAGTCATGAGCAGTGAGTTTCTCCAAGAAAATTTGgtgggaaatggtgtcaaagACTTTACTAAAGTCCAGGTAAACAACTTCTACAACATTTTCCTCATCCACTTAGTGGGTAATCTTGTCACAGGAGATCAGGTTAGTCAAGTAGGGTCTGCATTTCATAAAGACATTCTGACTGGGCCTGATCACCTGGCTGTCCTGTCCGTGCCGTGTGGTTGTactcaagatgatctgctccataACCTTCCCTGGTGCCAAGGTCAGACTgacagtgatgccttttcctggtcttaaaatcaagagtcaaacacagttagaagggaaaaagggattttaccttggtatttattttaaggatccttaggtgcacatgtccaggtcatatgcatcgaaatgcacactgcaatgcacaaCCCCAAAAGATCGAGTATAACATTacaggttttactaattagcagatctatcaaagattccccaatgagaggctcgagtgagcccccctccccaaggagccttctcctggatggttctatcttggtttacagaatgtgttctggagaggaccttggggtctggggcacactgatccctacctACGaagtttctaaaatgtttagtctcccagcttgacaaacaagtccaagaatgtaggcaaaaaccactaagaatacagaagttgtaaaaaggtataacaggggtataaaaaaacaggcaaaaaatcttcatggcatcaacaGGCCTGTAGCTCTCTGGATgatccttccagcccttctcaCAGATGCATCTTTCTCTCATTAGACCCCCAAACTCACTACAGTATTCTAGATGCCATCAGCTGAGTTCTGAGTGGAGTGGGATTATCACGCCACTGATCGCCTGACTATGCTCTGGTAGTCAGCTCTGGTGTTCTCATGTGTGATTTGGGTGCCTGCCTCAACTTCTGTGTTCTTAAATGTAGTTTGGATGCATGATTCAATCATGATATTCTCAGAAGTGATTTGGGCCCCTGTCTGGATCCCTGTCCTCTGATAGTACAGGTCAAGCTCCAGTATTGTGTTAAAAGCTGCCACTCAGGGGCCAGCCACTTCAGGACAAGTTTCACTGTTGCCACATCAAAAAATTCTATTCTTTCACCACCCTGACACCATATACCTCAAACACCACATTAAGTTAATAGAgttaattagtatttttaaacaccTCACACTAAGATGAAAAAGGGCTTTGTGAGCCTGCCCAGCAAGACAACCTGCATCACACATGGATGAGAAGGGAGAGGTCTGTTTGCTCATCCTCCCCACAAGATAGGTCCCTCAGCACAGTCTCATCTTCCCTGGCCCTCAGGTGCCCACCAAAATGTTCTATCACTCCCCCTCCTCAGAGAGAGTATGGTGGGAGAAGATAAGATTTAAAAACTGTatgttgagataaagacagtttaatgaagaaaagcaaggaaaaattgcaaaaacacaggaaaaaaaaaaaagagttttattatCACCTTCCATCAACAGGCAATGTGCAGCCactcctgggaagcagggacaTGGTACACTTAGCAGTTTCTTCCTGGACAAACAATCTGTTAATGAATGCTCCCTCGCTaccctcttcctcctttctctcaGGATTTATTGCTGACCATGGTGTCATATGGTATTGAATATTCCTTTGGTCAGTGTGGGTTAGGCAGCCTGGCTGTGTCGTCTCCCAGCCTCTTGACCACATCCACCCTCATGGCCATTTGCAGAGGAGAGTGAAGAGACAGGATTGATGCTACACAAGCACTGcccagaaaaatgcaaaatatttctgtgttatcAGCACCATTCCATCTCCAACTGCAAAGAACCAGGAGAAGGGTTGATTTGGTGAAACTGAACTCCATCCTGTGTAGACCCTATACAATGCTGTTATCCATCAGCATTGGGTGAATATTCACCCCAAGCAAACCCTTACAAAAACAGCCCTTAGAAACATCTTTTACCCTGAGCATATTGCAAAAGAACCTGCAGAGGAAAGAatgacacagacacacaggctgggatgcagcagatGTTTAATGAgacaaaagacagaaatgagGTTGTTCTGTCTGGAGGTCCCAGTGCAGAGAGCACAAGGGACAGAAGGGAATCTGTGCCCCAGGAGGTGTCCCTCTGCCTGATCCAGAgagggagcagggccagcagctcctccccaggctGGCTGAGTGCGGCTCACAGCCCAGGGGAGCACAAGGCAACAAGGacacaggagggaaaggagagagtggcagagggcacaggcagggatgggccGTGCTTCCCGAGAGCCCAGGCTGGCCCTGTCCTTCTGCAAGgcatgggctgggctggctcagtCCCTCAGGAAGCAACAAGCCGatgctgtgtccccagggcagtTCCACCCTCTGCATCCCTGGCTTCCTTCCCCAGGGCCATCGCCAGCAGCTTTAGCAGGGGAGGCCCCTCGTGCCACAGAGGCCACTGCCCAAGCCTGAGAGGCCAAAGCCCCCGGAGCTGATGGGCACTCcctgagagctgaggatgctgccaacagcagccgaggtggaggatcccaccacggtgttctgtggaaaggagctgaggatgggcccgggCAGCGTCACCACCACAGGAGAGGGTTCGATGATGACGGTGGAGTCCTGGCACTGCCGGACACAGggctcattgcagctgttggccagcggggtggggccgcagggctggcagggccggcACGGGGTGAAGCAGGACATGtcttggggctgcaggtgcacctGGCAGACAGGACATTGAGGAGCAGACCATGAGGGGTGTTTGAAGAGCAGCCTGTCACCATACCATGACTCAAGCCAAGATAGAGATGAGAGCTGGAAATGCAGGGATGCCCACAGTTTTTCCACATTTAGCCCACAAGTTCCCTGCCAAGAGCAACCAGTCTCAGATGCCTAGACCATCACTCACTTCAGCAAAGCCCCAGCCTCCCTCCACATGGCGCTGTCTCACATTTCGCTTCTCAGAGAGAGCAGTCCCATGATGCAGCATAGGACCAAGTGACAGGTATGCACTGGAAAataggaggaggaagaggaaaaggagggagaggagaaaagtgACCCAACTCACCTTGTTCTCAAGCAGACTGAGGCAAGAGGGGTGGATGAGAGAGTGACGAGGACAAGAGCTCTCTCCTATACCGCCCCTGCACTGCCCTAGGCCCACAGTCACTGCACAAGGGTAATAATTTTCCTATAGACTCACCTCCAAAGCAAAATATCCTCCCTAATGCCACAGgctgtgcttttatttccatCAACATggccatttcttttcctcattcctGACATGATCATTAGGCGTCCAAACATCCTTTCAAGTATCGAGATGAAAGGCTGAAGGATTTCCCAGGCAGGGATACATCAGTACAGGCAGAAGATGTGCTGGAGGGGTCTCTAGAAGAAAGGCATCATGGGACCAGGGAAAAATGGTAACATTGATTTCCACCTTCTTTTGCAGGCAATAAGGCCCTGCTGAGGGCAAGGTGTGTAGTGGCTGCCTGGAGCTGCGGGCTTGGCTACAGCTCAGTGCTGGAGATGTTTTCTCTGTGCCTGGATGGAGCTGCACTTGCTGAAGGGGAATTCAGCCCTGCCTGGaacaaagcctgcagacatcccACCCTCCTGCCTTGGCCTCCCACCAAAAGGCTGACACACGGCCAACCCAATATTAGAGCGTGACTTGTCACTGGTAGGGAGAGTCTCTCCCTGGAAATTTGCCTACTGAAGGCATTCCCTTGCCCTCCTGGGACGCATCCCAGCTGCCTCCATGTctggagggcagggaagtgCAGTGCTCCTTGATGTAGCCTGTTTTTGTAAGCAGGGCCCTCTTGAGCACATCTCCCTATGTTCAGAGTCTCCTCTtgctttcctgtgtttttcctgaaCCTTTCTTAATCCTTGACCACAGAGTGCCTAATCTGCTGCCAGCTTTTCTGATCTCTTTTGCATTTCACAGGTGCCTCCATGCTATCTGACCTGCCAGATGCCTGACTAGGTATAAGTTTTTTGACATCCAGGGGCTGTACATTGCTACTCATTTCCTCCCTGACACCAGCTCTTCCTCTCCACTTTCTTTGGTGTGACAGCCAAGTCTGCCCTTGATTCCAGCATTCACTTCAAGTTCTTCCTTCTCAGGGGCAGCTGTGCATCactgttttttccccatgacAGACTCCATGGGACTGGAAGGAACCTCTGGTGGTCACGTAGTGCAACCACCCCTCTGCACAGCATGATCAGCCCTTGGAGGATGCTCAGGGCCAAGACCTGCCAAACTCTGAACTCCTACAAGCATGAACAATCCTCAACCTGCCTGTGTCAGGCAAGTTCTTTACCACCCTCACACTAACAACATCTTTTCTTATGTTTCCCTGGAATTTCCCATATTTCCAGTGCGCCTATTTCCCCTTGTCCCCTCTCTGGAGAGGATTCAggagagcctggctctgtgttCTGGACTCCTCCCACAGCTCTTTTAGCCATTGCTGAGCAGTGTGCCTGGATGCCCCCTCTCCTCTGGGGCAGACAACCCCACCTCATGCAGCCCCTCCTGTCCCAGGGGCTCCAGTCATGGGCACTGAGGCCCTTTGCTGGACCTGCACCAGTATGACTGTGCCTCTCTCATACTGGGCAACTGTTCTATGTGGCAGCTGATTTCTCAGCActgtggagcagaggagaggggtCACATTCCACCTCTCTCATTGTTGGAGAGCAAACCCCTTATTAATGCAGCCTTGGATGCTGTCGGGTGCCAGTTCCACAAAGGCCCGGAGCTGTGTTGTGATGCCCTGCAGGACCCCCTTCCTGTACTGCAAAGTTCTTTGGCTTCCCCAGCCCATGGTAGGGCAGGAGTTTCTCCCTCCAGCCTTGCAGGACTTTGCCCAAAGGGGTTAAGCAGTGCTGGCCCAAGTCTGGGCCGAGCACTGCACCAAGAGTGAGTCTCTGCCAGCTGCATTTCATCCCACTCATCACAACCCTTGGAGacctgcagcaaagccagaTTTCAGTCATGGCCTTCTGGAAGTCAGGATGCATTGTCTTTCTCCCTGTCCTCAGCTGCATTCCCTGACTGCTGGCACTAGCCAAAGGGTGTTTGGAGGTGTTTTCACTGACAACAAGACTCGTGTGTCCATCACCAGGTTGCACACGTTCATGTCAGTTCAGTCTGTTTAAAAGATCCTACAGCtgatccttctcctctgctgtggGGAAGTTTTCCCTACCACTATTTCTGAGGAATATCAGGAGCCTGAGCCTGTGACAAGAAATGTTGCCAGTGAAGACCAAAGCCCAGAAGCCCTGGGGagccttcccctctcccatAACCCCTGTCCCCAGCGAAGCTGCCCCAGTCAGCCTTGGCTCAAGCCTCCCTTTTGCTGCTGCCGTGTGTGGAAGATCTTCTTGTTTCCCACCACCAGCTTTGCTGATTCTGCTCCAGGTGGGCCTTGGCTTTGGTAAACCCAGCCCTGGAATACTCAGACAGCCCAGCTAATGTTCTGCATCAGCAAAGGGCATCAGGAcgaagggagaggaaagcatTTCCGTGGAGAAGCAGTGGCCAGTGGGCATTGGAGTGAGGTGAGAGCggggagagagcagcaggcaggacgTGGTGCCAGGAGAGGAGGCTCTggatgctctgctgctctgtgcggggcagggcagagctgggcctgtCCCCGCAGAAGCAGCTGCCAACAGTGGCAAGGCACTGCCCCCAGCCAACATCCCCTGCGTGCACGGGACCCTCTGGCACGGGGGCACATCCTGTGCCTGCATGGACACGCTCTGACCCCGGGTATCCTCAGGCCTCGCATGGCACACGTGAAAGGAGCTGCAACACAGAGCAAGCACgtgagaaatgaggaaatgaaatgGCAGTGTTTATGGAAATCAAACCACAACGTGTGGCGTTAGggaggatatttttctttggaggTGAATGTGTTGGAAAATTACTGCCCTTGTGCAGTGCCTGTGGGCCTGGGGCGGTGCAGGAGCAGTATAAAAGGGGCACCTTCTCCTCGCTCTCTCATCCACTCCTCTCACCTCCATCTCCTTGGGATCAAGGTGAGTCTGAagccctttcttttcttgctccTTTAAGCTTTCTGATCCCATTCTTTGCTTTAATCCCATGTGGGCTCTTGAGAACTGCTTGTcatgggagagggaaggggcagaagTTGTGCATGGAGAGAGGCTGGGTTTTGGCTGAAATGTCTCCTGAGTTGTGGAGGAGCCCCTGGGCTTGATCACTCTTAGGGGGGTTCTTAAGAGCTGAGTAGGAGGTGAGGCTGTTGGGCCTCTTTAAACAATGTGGTGCAATTGTCCACTTCTGGTTTTCTCCATCGTGATGGAGCAACAGGCTCCCCTCACTcagccctctgctctgcttgccACTGCTCTGTCTGCCaggtgcacctgcagccccaagaCATGTCCTGCTTCACCCCGTgccggccctgccagccctgcggccccaccccgctggccaacagctgcaatgagccCTGTGTCCGGCAGTGCCAGGACTCCACCGTGGCCATCCAGCCCTCCCCAGTCGTGGTGACTCTGCCTggccccatcctcagctccttcccacagaacaccgccgtgggatcctccacctccgctgctgttggcagcatcctcagctctcaggGAGTGCCCATCAGCTCCGGGGGCTTTGGCCTCTCAGGCTTGGGCAGTGGCCTCTGTGGCCTCCCCTGCtaaagctgctccctgcactggAGCCTCCACCTGGATCCCCCTCTTTTCCGTCTCTTGATTTATTAAAGTTCTGCTGCATCCCAGTCCATGCCTCTGTGTCATCCTTTGCCCTGCACATGCTCACCCTGCATGTCCAGTGAGGGAGGTGTTGCTGTGTGGTTCCGGGAGGGCGTTGTTGGAAGTGGCATTGCCATGGTTGTCAACATTGCATTCATTATTCTAACGCAGCATTGATTACTCATATTAAGTGTGACCTTTCTAaattcctctgcctctctgtaCCTCCAAGAATTACCTGATGCCATTCAGCAACCATTCAGATACTCCAGGAATTCTTTTAGTCCTCCCATCAaagccttccttctcttctctgttgtCAGCACAGCCTGTGTCCTCAGTCTCTCATCCACAAGTAAATGTTTCAGCCCACTCCCTGACCTGCCCAATCTTCATGTATTTCACTTCCCTTGCTGGAGATATTTTTGTGTTACAGTCCAGTAGGCAGCACAGCATGCTTGATGCCATCTGGGgaatgcagagcagagtgggatcTTTGCTCCCATCGATATCCTGTTGACAGTCGTGCTCTGATAGCCCACGATGTTGATGACAGTCCTTGGTGTCCAGGAACACTCCTGGCACTTCCTCCTGTTTTGATGGTGTTACCACAGAAGCACCTCACGTGGGCCCTGCTTTTCAGAGGCTGAAGCATGTGACAGGGTTGGCTACTACAATGCCAACTTCAAATCTGGACTCTGTGAGGATGTTTGTcactgtgcccagctgtgtcctgcagccgttcagctgctcctctccctccgATGCCCCTGGACAGTTCTTTGAGACTCTCAGCCCACACccgctgcctgtccctgcctccctccatCCAGAAACTCTCCCAGGAAAGTTGCATTGAGGAAATCCACAATATCAGAATggcctgggagaagaaaagactgagagCAGACCTTTGAGGaagacatggggacactggagaTTGAAaactggacatgagccagcaatgtgcctTTGCAGCTGAGAAATTCCATCACGTCCAGTGTTGCAGAATgattagaggatcagggacacggattattgataaagggaacaaatcaataactgtacaagcaaaagcctgcaagcaaaggcctgcatgagaaaaaaccTCCATGAGAAAGTGCCTGTGTGAGGAACAGGCCtgggaacaaaaagggagttttttaGGAGATACAGTGCTGTTCTGATAAAAA
Protein-coding regions in this window:
- the LOC116438950 gene encoding feather keratin 1-like isoform X4, translating into MSCFTPCRPCQPCGPTPLANSCNEPCVRQCQDSTVIIEPSPVVVTLPGPILSSFPQNTVVGSSTSAAVGSILSSQGVPISSGGFGLSGLGSGLCGTRGLPC
- the LOC116438950 gene encoding feather keratin 1-like isoform X2; this translates as MQELYKSRVFSALSHSLHSPPSPWNKVHLQPQDMSCFTPCRPCQPCGPTPLANSCNEPCVRQCQDSTVIIEPSPVVVTLPGPILSSFPQNTVVGSSTSAAVGSILSSQGVPISSGGFGLSGLGSGLCGTRGLPC